The Leishmania panamensis strain MHOM/PA/94/PSC-1 chromosome 32 sequence genome window below encodes:
- a CDS encoding cation membrane transporter, putative (TriTrypDB/GeneDB-style sysID: LpmP.32.1960), giving the protein MMQEALRLFRIPARSKGHRRQQQATIIFTLLWGTSIIFIIFTPFLIASVQALVLLNTAASLMAAVVTLSLCSRADTQQNYPFCFGLYRLSVVVRLGSTVFLVFGCVTTVVESLHRGIHAHHSSPLFLLSLGGVQLLSQIVFCRDVRLTDRVTGHHGMAGVQSEDILQMLYAAACRERCAGRDGSSFEEFHCPSNVSGHGRSPMAHGSPSGVQRTVHSSSATMVVYLLCPITCVVASVVMLVTDSAAPDVIGALFLAIYYSYVGYQNGRDMLDLLMNKSVTDTRRLHTLERCLRNIKVLDGVLLVQSTVWWNINASESMLLIRLRLMSGSDACAVSHAVRKQLFELATYVYVECFPASSANGLGDSAPSSWGTPLTGAHGHSHGVHGHSHSHHRHNHKNDQSHDHGNRHDNGHNVDGRCGHDHGHSHNDLFVASGEVTLSTRRHSNEFGAIRGDGRPGPMVAALPSGAQRFPGVMSYRAHAGGEPASMGFPTPPGTTSGGHDPLAERQRFLRDVPPIDNATAAQLSPSTGFSYVSSSPYGVGIMSPESCFGQPVPRDAAVRAADFTSSLALPSRLPDMPPSVFMPLRDQGARIGGEVRRSTTPSVMHDSM; this is encoded by the coding sequence ATGATGCAAGAGGCCCTCCGATTGTTCCGCATTCCGGCGCGAAGCAAGGGGCACCgtcgacagcagcaggctACCATCATATTTACTCTCTTATGGGGAACGAGCATCATCTTTATCATCTTCACTCCCTTTCTCATCGCTTCTGTGCAGGCTCTCGTACTGCTCAACACAGCCGCTTCTCTCATGGCTGCTGTCGTCACCCTGTCACTGTGCAGCCGTGCCGACACTCAACAGAACTACCCCTTTTGCTTCGGCTTGTATCGTTTAAGCGTCGTCGTGCGTCTCGGCAGCACCGTATTTCTGGTGTTTGGCTGCGTGACAACCGTGGTGGAATCTCTGCACCGCGGCATTCATGCGCACCACTCGAgtcccctttttcttctctccctcggTGGCGTACAACTCCTCTCACAGATCGTCTTTTGCCGTGATGTTCGACTTACTGATCGTGTGACGGGTCACCACGGCATGGCAGGCGTGCAAAGTGAGGATATTCTCCAGATGCTCTATGCTGCggcgtgcagagagaggtgtgcaGGGAGAGACGGAAGCTCCTTTGAGGAGTTCCACTGTCCCTCGAACGTATCGGGGCATGGCCGATCGCCGATGGCGCACGGCAGTCCTAGTGGCGTGCAACGCACGGTGCACAGCAGTTCTGCAACAATGGTCGTTTACCTGCTGTGCCCGATCACGTGCGTCGTCGCCAGTGTGGTGATGTTGGTGACAGACAGCGCTGCCCCTGACGTGATCGGGGCACTGTTCCTGGCCATCTATTATTCTTACGTCGGATATCAGAATGGACGCGATATGCTCGACTTGCTGATGAACAAATCTGTGACCGACACGCGGCGCTTGCACACGTTGGAGCGATGCCTGCGCAACATCAAGGTGCTGGACGGTGTGCTGTTGGTGCAGTCAACCGTGTGGTGGAACATCAATGCATCAGAGAGCATGCTGCTCATTCGCTTAAGACTAATGTCCGGCTCTGATGCGTGCGCTGTGTCGCACGCAGTACGCAAACAGCTGTTTGAGCTTGCGACGTATGTGTATGTGGAGTGCTTCCCCGCTAGCAGTGCGAACGGTCTCGGGGATAgcgcgccgtcgtcgtgggGCACCCCGCTGACGGGCGCGCATGGACACAGTCATGGCGTGCATGGCCACTcgcacagccaccaccgtcacAACCATAAAAACGATCAAAGTCACGACCACGGAAACAGACATGACAATGGACACAACGTCGATGGCCGCTGTGGCCACGATCACGGTCATTCGCACAATGACCTGTTTGTCGCCAGCGGTGAGGTCACCTTATCAACTAGGCGACACTCCAATGAGTTTGGCGCCATCAGGGGCGATGGGCGACCTGGTCCTATGGTAGCTGCTTTGCCTTCCGGTGCGCAGAGGTTTCCTGGAGTGATGTCCTACAGAGCCCACGCAGGTGGTGAACCGGCCTCAATGGGGTTTCCCACACCTCCGGGGACCACTAGCGGAGGACATGATCCCTTAGCTGAGCGACAGCGCTTCTTGAGAGACGTACCCCCAATCGACAAtgccactgcagcgcagctgtcACCGTCTACAGGGTTTTCCTATGTCTCATCTAGTCCGTACGGTGTGGGTATTATGAGCCCAGAGAGTTGTTTCGGCCAGCCCGTACCTCGCGACGCAGCCGTTCGAGCTGCAGATTTCACTAGTTCTCTAGCAC